GTCCGCGCGATGGAGAAGGGCCGCCCGCCGCGCTTCGAGCTCCTGGAGGCGGAGAACCGCATGTCGCTCCAGGCCCTCCAGGACGCGGCGGACGACTCGTACGCCCACCGCGACTGGGAGCGCTACACGCGCCAGATGGTCCACTTCCACCTGCGCAACGCGGAGAGCTGGGGCAACGCCAAGACCGGGGCCGACCTGGCGGCGCAGGTCGACCCCGGGTTCGTACTGGACGAAGGGCTCAGCGCCGTACAGCTGGCTTAGTGGCTGACCGCTGCGCCAGTGCCGTACAGCCGGCTTAGTGGCTGACCGTTGCGTCGGTGCCGTGCAGCCGGCTTGGTGGCCGGCCGCTGTTTCAGTGCCGTGCGGCCGGCTTGGTGGCGGGGGTGCCTGCCGGGGCAGCGGGTGGCTGGGCCGAGAGGAAGGTCTGCCAGCCGCCCTGCGGCGCCTCGCCCACCTTCAGGGTGCGCATCTTGGCGATGACGTCGGGGTCCTGGGCGTCGAGCCAGTCGGCGAGCTGGCGGAAGGAGACGCACTTGACGTCCTTCTGCACGCAGACGTTGGCGATGGTCTCCTCGATGGCGCGCATGTACGTGCCGCCGTTCCAGGACTCGAAGTGGTTGCCGATGATCAGCGGCGCCCGGTTGCCCCGGTAGGAGCGCTCGAAGGCCTGCACCAGGCCGTCGCGCATCTGGTCGCCCCAGTACTCGCGCCGGGACGGGTCGCCCTGGGTGGTGCCGGGGGACTGGTTCACCAGGAAGTTGTAGTCCATGGAGAGCGTCTGGAAGGCGCGGCCCGGGACAGGCACGAGCTGCATCGACAGGTCCCACAGGCCCAGGTCCTTCTTGGGCCAGATCTGGTCGTTGACGCCGCTGGTGTCGTAGCGGAAGCCCATCTGCGCCGCCGCCCGGACGAAGTTCTTCCGGCCCTCCAGGCAGGGGGTGCGGGCGCCGACGAGCTCCTTGTCGTAGTCGAAGGGCAGCGGCTGCTCGGCGCGCAGGCCGGCGTTGGTCTTCCAGTGCTTGACGAAGGACTTGGCCTGGTTGATCTCGCTCTTCCACTCCTCGACGGACCAGTCCCCGACGCCGCCGTCGGCGCCGCAGAAGTGGCCGTTGAAGTGGGTGCCGATCTCGTTGCCCTCCTGCCACGCGCCGCGCAGTTCGCGGACGGTGGCGCGGATGCCCTCGACGTCGTTGAAGCCGATGTCGGAGCGGCCGGCGCTGTGCTGCGGCGGGTCGTAGAGCTCCTTCTTCTCCTCCGGCAGCAGGTACACGCCGCTGAGGAAGTACGTCATGGTGGCGTCGTACTTCTTGCCCACCGCACGGAAGTGGGAGAACAGCTTCTGGCTGTCCTCGCCCGCGCCGTCCCACGAGAAGACCACGAACTGCGGCGGCGCCTCGCCCGGCTTGAGCTTGTGCCAGACGGGCTGGTGGGGCTGGGCGCCGGTGAAGGCGGTCGAGCCGTCGCCGATCAGACGGGGGGCCTGCGGGGCCGCGGCCGGGCCCTTCCTGGCGCCGCCGCCCGTGCCGCCCGGCGCGCCCTTGGTGGCGGTGCCGTCGGAGCCCGAGCAGCCGGCGAGGCCGATGGCGAGAGCGAGGGTGAGAGCGCCGACGGTGAGCGCCTTCCTCCGGACAGTGGTCGTTCTGCGGGCGACTGACATCCGCACACCTCTCCTCAGATCCTCGGATTTCCGTACAAGGGATTTCCGTACAAGCGGCGTCAACGTCGCACCACGGGGACCGGGGAGCGTCAACGACAAGCGGCGTGCGCACGTTCTGTCACCGGAACCGGTGAATCATTGCCCTGTTTGCCCCGAAAATAATGCCGCAGTCTTTACTCTCCATTACGATCCATTTACTGAGCGTCGATCCTCCATGCGAACTGCGAACACTCCGGAGGGTCGTGCCGCCATCCCGCCGCTGCACCCCGCACGAGCCGCGACCGCGCTGCCCCGGAGGAGACGGGACCATGACTCTCTGCACCCCTGCCCGCACGACCAACCGGCCCCGGATCCAGCGGCCTCACAGCCCGCCGGAGGGGCCCCGACGCCGCTTCCGTCTCGCCGGCGCGGACCTCTCCGCGTCCGTCGCCGTCTTCCTGATCGCGCTGCCGCTCTCGCTCGGCATCGCGCTCGCCACCGGAGCCCCGCTCCAGTCGGGCCTGGTGGCCGCCGCCGTCGGCGGCCTCGTCGCCGGCCGGGTCGGCGGCTCCCCGCTCCAGGTGAGCGGCCCCGCCGCCGGACTCACCGTCGTGACCGCCGAGCTCATCCAGCGGTACGGCTGGCGCACCACCTGCGCCATCACCGTCCTCGCGGGTCTCAGCCAACTCGCCCTGTCGGCCCTGCGCGTGGCCCGTTCGGCGCTCGCCGTCTCGCCCGCGATCGTGCACGGCATGCTGGCCGGCATCGGCGTCACCATCGCCCTCGCCCAGCTCCACATCGTGCTGGGCGGCACTCCGCAGAGTTCCGCCGTCGACAACGTCCTCGGACTGCCGGCCCAGTTGGCGCACGCCCATCCGGCCGCGCTCACCATCAGCGCCCTCACCGTGGCCGTACTGCTCTGCTGGTCCCGGCTGCCGGGCCGGGCGGGGCGGCTCGCGCGGAAGGTCCCGGCCGCGCTCGTCGCGGTGGCCGGGGCGACGGCCCTGGCCACCTTCGCCGGACTGGCCGTGCCCCGCGTGGACCTGCCGTCCTGGAGCAGCCACGCGCTGCCCGGCCTGCCCGAGGGACCGGTCCTCGGGATCGCGGCCGGCGTGCTCACGATCACCCTCGTCACCAGCGTGCAGTCGCTGCTCTCGGCCGTCGCGGTCGACAAGCTGGTCGCCTCCCGCGCGGACCGCGGCCGGGGCGTTCCCCGCTCCGACCTCGACCGCGAGCTCGCCGGACAGGGCGCGGCCAATGTGATCTCCGGGGCGCTCGGCGGCCTCCCGGTCGCCGGGGTCGCGGTCCGCAGCGTCGCCAACGTCTCGGCGGGCGCGGTGAGTCGCGCCTCGACCATGCTGCACGGCCTGTGGATCGTGCTCGCGGCCCTGCTGCTCGTGCCCGTGCTCGACCTGATCCCGCTGGCCGCGCTCGCCGCCCTCGTCATGGTGGTCGGCATCCAGATGGTGAGCATCACCCACATCCGTACGGTCACGCGCCACCGCGAGGTCGTGGTCTACGTGGTGACGCTGACCGGTGTCGTCCTCGTCGGCATCCTGGAGGGCGTCGCCCTCGGCATCGCCGTGGCCATCGCGGTCGCCCTGCACCGGCTCGCCCGCACCCGGATCACCCGGGAGGAGCGGGACGGGCGGCAGCTGCTCCACGTCCGGGGCCAGCTGACCTTCCTGGCCGTGCCCCGGCTCAGCCGGGCCCTGCACCAGCTGCCGCAGGGATCCGACGTGGTGGTCGAGCTCGACGGCTCCTTCATGGACCACGCGGCGTACGAGACGCTGAGCGACTGGACCGCCGGGCACCTCGCCCACGGCGGGACGGTCGAGACGACCGGGCCCTCCGGGATCCGGATCGCCGAGCCCGCGCCGGTGACCGCCTCCGCCGCGCACCCCTGCTGCCGCCCCTGGACTCCCTGGCACAACCACCAGTGCGGTGAACAGCCCCCGGAGACCCCCGAGACGACCGGGACGACCGGGACCACCGGGACCACCGGCGCCAACGCCAACGGCGCCACCGGCACCGAAGCCGGGCGGACCACGGGGCTGCATCTGGCGAGCGGCATCGGCAAGTTCCAGCGGAACACCGCCCCGCTCGTGCGGGACGAGCTCGCGCGGCTCGCCCGGGAGGGGCAGCGTCCCTCTCAGCTCTTCCTGACCTGCGCCGACTCCCGTCTCGTCACCAGCATGATCACGTCGAGCGGCCCCGGTGACCTCTTCACCGTGCGCAACGTCGGCAACCTCGTCCCGCTGCCCGGCGAGGAGAGCGGGGACGACTCGGTGGCGGCGGCGATCGAGTACGCGGTGGAGGTGCTGCGGGTCTCGTCGATCACCGTCTGCGGCCACTCGGGCTGCGGTGCGATGCAGGCCCTGCTCAACGGCAGCCCGGACGACCCGCCGACCCCGCTGCGGCGCTGGCTGCGCCACGGCAGACCCAGCCTGGAGCGGATGGCGAGCCGGCGGCACGCCTGGGCCCGGATCTCCGGGCGGCTTCCGGCCGACGCGGTCGAGCAGCTCTGTCTGACGAACGTGGTCCAGCAGCTGGAGCACCTCCGGGCGTACGAGCCGGTGGCGCGCCGGCTGGCCGAGGGCACGCTCTCGCTGCACGGCGTGTACTTCCACGTGGGCGAGGCGCAGGCGTACCTCCTCTCGGGGACGGACGAGGTGCACAGCTACGACGACGTCTTCACCCAGGTCATGCCGACGGATCACCAGGTCGCGCCGGCGAATCACCACGTCATGCCGACCGGTCGGCTCGCCGGGGCGGCGCGCGCGTCCTGAACCTTCCGGCCGCCCCGGCCGTGAGACTGTGTGGCCCCTTCTCCCACCGCTCGGGAAGAAGGGGCCACCGCACGTCAAGCCACTCACAGGTCTAAACCAATTTCCTGGAGGCTCTTGTCACCCGGGCTTCCGGCTGGTGAGCTATGACGCGGGACACATACGCACAGAGGACGCCCTGGGAAAGGGAGATGTCGTGAGCAACGAATCCTTGGCCAACCTGCTCAAGGAAGAGCGGCGGTTCGCGCCGCCCACCGAGCTGGCCGCGGACGCCAATGTGACGGCGGAGGCGTACGAGCAGGCCAAGGCGGACAGGCTGGGCTTCTGGGCCGAGCAGGCCAAGCGCCTCAGCTGGGCCACCGAGCCGACCGAGACCCTCGACTGGTCGAACCCGCCGTTCGCCAAGTGGTTCGCCGACGGCGAGCTGAACGTGGCGTACAACTGCGTCGACCGGCACGTCGAGGCCGGTCTCGGCGACCGGGTCGCCATCCACTTCGAGGGCGAGCCCGGCGACAGCCGCGCGATCACCTACGCCGAGCTCAAGGACGAGGTCTCCAAGGCCGCCAACGCCCTCACCGAGCTGGGCGTCCGCAAGGGCGACCGGGTCGCGGTCTACCTGCCGATGATCCCCGAGGCGGCCATCACGATGCTGGCCTGCGCCCGTGTCGGCGCCGCCCACTCGGTGGTCTTCGGCGGCTTCTCCGCCGACGCCGTCGCCTCCCGCATCCAGGACGCCGACGCCAAGCTGGTCGTCACCGCCGACGGCGGCTACCGCCGCGGCAAGCCGAGCGCCCTCAAGCCGGCCATCGACGAGGCCGTCGCCAAGTGCCCGCAGGTCGAGCACGTCCTCGTGGTCCGCCGTACGGGCCAGGACACCGCCTTCACCGAGGGCCGGGACGTCTGGTGGGACGACATCGTCGCCCGCCAGTCCACCGAGCACACCCCCGAGGCGTTCCCGGCGGAGCACCCGCTCTTCATCCTCTACACCTCCGGCACCACGGGGAAGCCGAAGGGCATCCTGCACACC
This is a stretch of genomic DNA from Streptomyces sp. R44. It encodes these proteins:
- a CDS encoding SulP family inorganic anion transporter, with amino-acid sequence MTLCTPARTTNRPRIQRPHSPPEGPRRRFRLAGADLSASVAVFLIALPLSLGIALATGAPLQSGLVAAAVGGLVAGRVGGSPLQVSGPAAGLTVVTAELIQRYGWRTTCAITVLAGLSQLALSALRVARSALAVSPAIVHGMLAGIGVTIALAQLHIVLGGTPQSSAVDNVLGLPAQLAHAHPAALTISALTVAVLLCWSRLPGRAGRLARKVPAALVAVAGATALATFAGLAVPRVDLPSWSSHALPGLPEGPVLGIAAGVLTITLVTSVQSLLSAVAVDKLVASRADRGRGVPRSDLDRELAGQGAANVISGALGGLPVAGVAVRSVANVSAGAVSRASTMLHGLWIVLAALLLVPVLDLIPLAALAALVMVVGIQMVSITHIRTVTRHREVVVYVVTLTGVVLVGILEGVALGIAVAIAVALHRLARTRITREERDGRQLLHVRGQLTFLAVPRLSRALHQLPQGSDVVVELDGSFMDHAAYETLSDWTAGHLAHGGTVETTGPSGIRIAEPAPVTASAAHPCCRPWTPWHNHQCGEQPPETPETTGTTGTTGTTGANANGATGTEAGRTTGLHLASGIGKFQRNTAPLVRDELARLAREGQRPSQLFLTCADSRLVTSMITSSGPGDLFTVRNVGNLVPLPGEESGDDSVAAAIEYAVEVLRVSSITVCGHSGCGAMQALLNGSPDDPPTPLRRWLRHGRPSLERMASRRHAWARISGRLPADAVEQLCLTNVVQQLEHLRAYEPVARRLAEGTLSLHGVYFHVGEAQAYLLSGTDEVHSYDDVFTQVMPTDHQVAPANHHVMPTGRLAGAARAS